Below is a window of uncultured Tolumonas sp. DNA.
CGATGGGTGTGAACGTTCTTAAATTGGTTGATTTTCCCGGACATTGATCCGTTAACAGGCAGATATGGCATATCAGGTTCTTGCTCGTAAATGGCGCCCGCGTAATTTTCATGAAGTTATGGGGCAGCAGCATGTATTACAGGCGTTAGCCAATGCCTTGGATCAAGGTCGTTTGCATCATGCTTATCTGTTCAGTGGTACGCGCGGAGTGGGGAAAACCACGATCGCGCGGATTTTGGCGAAATGTCTGAATTGTGAAACCGGGATCACCTCGCGACCTTGTGGGCAATGCAGTGCTTGTCGTGAGATTGATCAGGGTAATTTTGTCGATCTGTTAGAGATCGATGCAGCTTCCCGCACTAAAGTCGAAGATACCCGCGAATTGCTGGATAACGTGCAATATCGCCCAGCACGTGGGCGCTTTAAGATCTATTTGATTGACGAAGTGCACATGCTGTCGCGGCATAGTTTTAATGCGTTATTGAAAACACTGGAAGAGCCGCCAGAACATGTGAAGTTTCTGCTGGCGACCACTGATCCGCAAAAACTACCGGTGACTATTCTGTCTCGTTGTCTGCAATTTCATCTGAAAGCACTGACACGAGAACAGATCGTTGAGCAATTACAACGTGTGTTGCAAGCGGAAGAATTACCTTATGCACCTGCTGCGCTGAGTTTATTGGCAAAAGCAGCACAAGGCAGTATGCGTGACGCGTTAAGCTTGAGTGATCAAGCGATTGCCTACGGTAATGGTCAGTTGCAAGCCGAGACAGTGCAGCAAATGCTGGGCACGTTGGATCACCGCCAGCTCTACAGTCTGTTGTCGTTACTGGCAACACGAAATGGCGCGTTGCTAATGCAACAAGTCGGTGCGCTAGCTGAATTGGCGCCCGATTATGACCAATTGCATGCTGAGTTAGCGAGTCTGTTACATCGTACTGCGATGTGGCAATTGCTGGGACAACAAACTGACCCGACAGCCGATGATGCTGAAGAGTTGCAGCAACTGGCTGAACAAATTCCGCCAGAAGAGCTTCAGCTTTATTACCAAATTGCCTTAAATGGCCGTAAAGAGCTGCCTCTGGCTCCGGATGGTCGCAGCGCGTTGGAAATGACGTTACTGCGTATGCTGGCGTTTGCGCCTCGTGCAAGAGAACAAGCAGCAGTAGATGGTCAGCAAAAGGCAGTTTCTGCGAATCTCGCACCGTCGTGGACTGCACCCGTCTTATCTAAACCGGTGGTGATTGCACCTCCTGCAGCGGCCCCGATAGCAAAAGAGAGTGTGACGGAAGATTTGGCGATGCATGCCAAGTTGCTGCAAGAGCAAGCAGAGATCATGGCGCAAGCTGCAAATCAAATGCAGCCAGCCGCAGAGATTGCTCAATCAGTCCATACACCTCAGCAAGTTCAGGCGCGACCAGTCGTATCAGTAGATCCCGTTGCTATACCACCAACTTCAGCTACAGAAACACAAAATACCGGTGTGCAGGATGTTTTGCGACTACGAAATCAACTGCGTAGTCGGCGTCAACAAGCCGAAAGTCAGCCGGATAGCTATTCGTCAACGACGGTGTCATCAAATGCGGCTTCTGCCCCCGTTTATGCTCCAAAACCACGCGTTGAAGCTGCACCGTTATCTGTGCCTGCTGCAGTTGTGTCACCTCAGCCTGTTGTACGAGCAGTTACGCCGTCAAATAATCTGAGCGATGATTTACCACCGTGGGAGTTACCACCGCTGGATGCGTATCAGGATGCGTTTATCGCAACTGATAGTGTCTCGGATCCGCCGATGCCGACGACATCATCACCAGCCAGAATCCGGAAAATTGATTCGGTCCAGCCGGTAGCGCCGGTTGTGCCATCTAACCATATAACGACCAGTTCTCAGCCAGTCATTGATGAAGATGATGAAGCGATATGGCACAGTAATGAATTACTGGCCCGTAGTGCTGACTCGTGGGCGCAAACTGTCGCTAAACTGCCAGTGGGTGGGCGTGTGCGTCAGTTGGCGATGCAGGCGGTTATAACCAATCAGCAGCCGGATAACTGGCATTTGCAGATCCGCAATGAAGCTCGCCATCTGGCACAACCCCGGATGATCCAAGAGTTAGCGGAAGCGATATCTGCAAGCTTGCCACAACCTGTTACTCTACAGGTCGAGTCGGTTATGCAATTGGCGCAGGCTTGTCCGGCAGAAATTGAACAGCAGGAACGGGTTCGCTTACAGCAAGATGCTGAGGCATTATTACTGGCTGATCCGAATGTACAGTTTTTACAGCAGCGGTTTGGTGCCACACTGGATGATGGTACTATTCAACCACTGAAAACAGATATTACCGTTTCTATACCCAAAGAAATTGAAGTGGCAGCAAGGCGACAAGAGAGCGAATCCCCATGAGCATAGATATGCTATGTGATTGGGGTGAGAGAACGCCGTCAACGATGCTGCCACTTTAAGTACGAAGGGTATAATGAATGAAGCGGGCACAACCACAACCAAATAGAGAGTGAGGAAACATGTTCGGTAAAGGTGGAATGGGCAATTTGATGAAGCAGGCGCAAATGATGCAAGAGCGCATGCAGAAAATGCAGGAAGAAGTGGCAAAGATGGAAGTCACTGGTGAGTCAGGCGCTGGCATGGTTAAGATCACCATCACCGGTAGCCACAATGTACGCCGTGTTTCAATTGATCCTAGCCTGATGGAAGATGATCAGGAAATGCTGGAAGACCTGATTGCAGCTGCTTTCAACGATGCAGTTCGTCGTGCAGAAGAACAGAATAAAGCCAAGATGGCCGATATCACTGGTGGTATGCAGTTGCCACCTGGCTTCAAAATGCCATTTTGATCTGATACAAGCCTTTGTTCGTATTTGACAGGTCGTAGTTATTTGTGCTACGGCCTGTTTTCGTTTCTTAGTTGTTTTTATGTGGATGTGTCACGCATGAAGTTCAGCCCGTTACTTGATTCCTTGATCCTCGAATTACAGATATTGCCTGGTGTTGGGCCAAAATCAGCCCAGCGTATGGCATTTCAATTGCTGGAGCGGGAACGTAAACGAGGTCTGCAATTAGGGCAAACGTTGCAACGTGCGTTGACCGAAATAGGGCACTGCCAGCATTGCCGTACGTTCACAGAAAACACGTTGTGTGACATCTGTGCCAATCAAAAACGCGCTGAAAATGGTCAGTTGTGTATCGTGGAAACACCGGCGGATGTCGCCGCCATTGAGCAGACCCATCACTATTCCGGACGTTATTTTGTGCTGATGGGGCACTTGTCACCCTTAGATGGTATCGGCCCGAAAGAGTTAGGGCTTGATAAACTGGATGAGCTGCTACAAAGCGGGCAGTGGCAGGAAATTATTCTGGCAACGAACCCGACTATCGAAGGTGATGCCACCGCATTTTATATTGCCAGCATGGCCAAACAATATCAGATCAGTGTCACCCGTATCGCGCATGGTGTGCCGGTTGGTGGTGAGTTAGAGCTGGTGGATGGCATGACCTTATCGCATTCATTGAGTGGCCGCCGTCCGTTGGAATAATCTTTTATTTCATAGTGGCAAATTTTCCTGACTTGAAAATTTGCCATTCATCCCCATCTTGTTTCCTGTACTAGAACTTCCCCGTAAATCAAGGAAAGCAAGATGACAGAAACTGTTCATATGGAAACCCATGGGTTTCAGACTGAAGTTAAACAACTGTTGAACCTGATGGCGCACAGCCTCTATTCCAACAAAGAGGTTTTCCTGCGTGAACTGATCTCTAACGCGGCAGATGCGGCTGATAAGTTGCGTTTCAAAGCGTTGTCCGATGCTGATTTATATGAAAATGATGGCCAGCTGCATGTACGTCTGTTGATCGATAAAGAACAACGCACGCTGACTATTTCTGATAACGGCATCGGTATGAGCCGTGAAGATGCGATTCAGCATCTGGGCACCATCGCCCGTTCCGGCACCAAAGATTTCTTCCAAAACCTGAGCGGTGATCAGAGTAAAGACTCCCAGCTGATTGGTCAGTTTGGTGTGGGTTTCTACTCTGCGTTTATCGTGGCAGATAAAGTCACCGTGATCAGCCGTATTGCTGGTCAGACACATGATAAAGCGGTTCGTTGGGAATCGGTTGGTGACGGTAGCTTTACCGTGGCAGAGGTGACTAAAGACAGCCGTGGCACCGATGTGATCCTGCATCTGAAAGAAGATGAAACCGAGTTCCTTGAAGATTACCGTCTGCGCTCCGTGATTGGTAAGTATTCTGATCACATCAGCATTCCGGTCGAACTGTGGAAAGCACCAGAAGCTGCCGAAGGTGAAGAAAAGCCAGCAACGGAAGGCTCTTGGGAACAAGTTAACCGTGCGACTGCACTGTGGACGCGTTCTGCCAAAGAGATCAAAGACGAAGAGTATAAAGAGTTCTACAAACACGTATCACACGATTACGAAGACCCACTGACCTGGTCACACAACCGTGTTGAAGGCAACATGGAATACACCAGTTTGCTGTATATTCCAGCTCGTGCGCCATTTGATATGTGGAATCGTGAACAGAAACATGGCCTGAAACTGTACGTACAGCGTGTATTCATCATGGACGACGCTGAACAGTTCATGCCAACTTACCTGCGTTTTGTAAAAGGTGTGCTTGATTCCAACGATCTGCCGCTGAACGTATCGCGTGAAATTCTGCAAGACAACAAAATCACCGCGCAACTGCGTAAAGCGTGCACCAAGCGTGTATTGAGCATGCTGGACAAAATGTCGAAAGATGATGCAGAGCAATACCAGAAATTCTGGGGTGAGTTCGGTAATGTGCTGAAAGAAGGCCCGGCGGAAGATTGGGGTAATCGTGAAGAGATCGCGAAATTGCTGCGGTTTGCATCAACACTCAGCGACAGCAATGCGCAGACCGTTAACCTGACTGATTATGTTTCCCGCATGAAAGAAGGTCAGAACAAGATCTATTTCATCATCGCTGA
It encodes the following:
- a CDS encoding YbaB/EbfC family nucleoid-associated protein translates to MFGKGGMGNLMKQAQMMQERMQKMQEEVAKMEVTGESGAGMVKITITGSHNVRRVSIDPSLMEDDQEMLEDLIAAAFNDAVRRAEEQNKAKMADITGGMQLPPGFKMPF
- the dnaX gene encoding DNA polymerase III subunit gamma/tau; translated protein: MAYQVLARKWRPRNFHEVMGQQHVLQALANALDQGRLHHAYLFSGTRGVGKTTIARILAKCLNCETGITSRPCGQCSACREIDQGNFVDLLEIDAASRTKVEDTRELLDNVQYRPARGRFKIYLIDEVHMLSRHSFNALLKTLEEPPEHVKFLLATTDPQKLPVTILSRCLQFHLKALTREQIVEQLQRVLQAEELPYAPAALSLLAKAAQGSMRDALSLSDQAIAYGNGQLQAETVQQMLGTLDHRQLYSLLSLLATRNGALLMQQVGALAELAPDYDQLHAELASLLHRTAMWQLLGQQTDPTADDAEELQQLAEQIPPEELQLYYQIALNGRKELPLAPDGRSALEMTLLRMLAFAPRAREQAAVDGQQKAVSANLAPSWTAPVLSKPVVIAPPAAAPIAKESVTEDLAMHAKLLQEQAEIMAQAANQMQPAAEIAQSVHTPQQVQARPVVSVDPVAIPPTSATETQNTGVQDVLRLRNQLRSRRQQAESQPDSYSSTTVSSNAASAPVYAPKPRVEAAPLSVPAAVVSPQPVVRAVTPSNNLSDDLPPWELPPLDAYQDAFIATDSVSDPPMPTTSSPARIRKIDSVQPVAPVVPSNHITTSSQPVIDEDDEAIWHSNELLARSADSWAQTVAKLPVGGRVRQLAMQAVITNQQPDNWHLQIRNEARHLAQPRMIQELAEAISASLPQPVTLQVESVMQLAQACPAEIEQQERVRLQQDAEALLLADPNVQFLQQRFGATLDDGTIQPLKTDITVSIPKEIEVAARRQESESP
- the htpG gene encoding molecular chaperone HtpG; its protein translation is MTETVHMETHGFQTEVKQLLNLMAHSLYSNKEVFLRELISNAADAADKLRFKALSDADLYENDGQLHVRLLIDKEQRTLTISDNGIGMSREDAIQHLGTIARSGTKDFFQNLSGDQSKDSQLIGQFGVGFYSAFIVADKVTVISRIAGQTHDKAVRWESVGDGSFTVAEVTKDSRGTDVILHLKEDETEFLEDYRLRSVIGKYSDHISIPVELWKAPEAAEGEEKPATEGSWEQVNRATALWTRSAKEIKDEEYKEFYKHVSHDYEDPLTWSHNRVEGNMEYTSLLYIPARAPFDMWNREQKHGLKLYVQRVFIMDDAEQFMPTYLRFVKGVLDSNDLPLNVSREILQDNKITAQLRKACTKRVLSMLDKMSKDDAEQYQKFWGEFGNVLKEGPAEDWGNREEIAKLLRFASTLSDSNAQTVNLTDYVSRMKEGQNKIYFIIADSYTAVKNSPHLEILRKKGIEVLLMWERIDEWLMNHLSEFDGKKLVSVTSGDLELGDLEDEESRKQQEEATKANAGLIERLKTALGSEVADVRVSHRLTETPVCAVTDAHGMSSQMMKLMKAAGQPVPEQKYILEVNPEHALIQHIADLQDEERFKEWAMLLQEQAQLTEQGGLQDPASFVARMNRLLLG
- the recR gene encoding recombination mediator RecR, whose amino-acid sequence is MKFSPLLDSLILELQILPGVGPKSAQRMAFQLLERERKRGLQLGQTLQRALTEIGHCQHCRTFTENTLCDICANQKRAENGQLCIVETPADVAAIEQTHHYSGRYFVLMGHLSPLDGIGPKELGLDKLDELLQSGQWQEIILATNPTIEGDATAFYIASMAKQYQISVTRIAHGVPVGGELELVDGMTLSHSLSGRRPLE